From Toxorhynchites rutilus septentrionalis strain SRP chromosome 2, ASM2978413v1, whole genome shotgun sequence, a single genomic window includes:
- the LOC129769858 gene encoding NPC intracellular cholesterol transporter 2-like has product MFKLLLLAALIPAVMLQNADNSPHHEWSAARYTQCKGGQPMPRAVRIENCPGDVCDLRRGSNANMALDFTASAVSSTLRVTATAYVFGIAVPYELPSNIANACVWLDRARCPIDQGEELSYILEFPIGHMYPAISLEIEISLLDDASNSQACFKIQAQVV; this is encoded by the exons ATGTTCAAGCTCCTGCTTCTCGCCGCCCTCATTCCAGCTGTTATGCTGCAGAATGCTGACAACTCCCCCCATCATGAGTGGAGTGCGGCCAGATATACCCAGTGCAAGGGAGGCCAACCGATGCCACGTGCGGTTCGCATTGAGAACTGCCCAGGCGACGTGTGCGACTTGCGCCGTGGATCCAACGCCAACATGGCCCTGGATTTCACCGCAT CTGCAGTGTCTTCCACTCTACGCGTCACGGCAACGGCTTACGTATTCGGAATAGCGGTCCCATACGAACTGCCCTCTAATATCGCCAATGCCTGCGTCTGGTTGGACAGAGCGCGCTGCCCGATCGACCAGGGCGAGGAGCTGTCCTACATTCTGGAGTTTCCGATCGGTCACATGTACCCGGCAATCAGTCTCGAAATTGAAATCAGCCTTTTGGACGATGCCTCGAACTCGCAAGCGTGCTTCAAGATCCAGGCTCAGGTGGTCTAG